The following proteins come from a genomic window of Miscanthus floridulus cultivar M001 chromosome 2, ASM1932011v1, whole genome shotgun sequence:
- the LOC136533562 gene encoding protein spotted leaf 11-like, with the protein MDDEAKSVPTSDMNTDAAAEAEAAAAPLPPSSSETAEREEAKVEEADEEGQVVERLVELVSEIAAISDFRNSYRRQFCNLSRRIRLLVPMLEEAKEAPSPLPVASEAALRRLRDALHAARELLRLGSCGSKIFLVLDREKIMKTFQDVTARLEQALAGISFDELNISDEVREQVELVHTQFKRAKERSDSSDDDLFNELMSLYNSSSSASVDPDILQRLSEKLQLVTIYDLNHESLTLHEMARGGDPGAVVEKMSVLLKRIKDFVQTEDPEMGAQASTANISPKDNSTHPVIPVDFRCPISLDLMNDPVIVATGQTYERGYIEMWLEAGHDTCPKTQQKLANKSLTPNYVLRSLITQWCEANGIEPPKRAAQFKDAPLPCSATEHSNVLELLQKLSSQNLEDQRGAAGMLRQLAKRSAENRACIGDAGAIPILVSMLSTTDVSTQEHVVTALLNLSIYEENKARIISSGAVPGIVHVLKRGSMEARENSAATLFSLSIVDENKVTIGCSGAIPALVQLLSNGSQRGKKDAATALFNLCIYQGNKGKAVRAGLVPIILELLMETECGMVDEALAILAILSGHPEGKAAIGAASAIPVFVGVIRNGSPRSKENAAAVMVHLCNGEGEQQQQHLAEGQEQGIVSLLEELAESGTDRGKRKAVQLLERMNRFLKQQSQAQAEAEAMAQAHAQAQAQAQPRILVQAQAHADMQAERSLILISSDISDR; encoded by the exons ATGGACGACGAGGCAAAGTCTGTTCCTACATCGGACATGAACACCGACGCTGCCGCGGAAGCCGAGGCGGCCGCCGCTCCGCTGCCGCCCTCGAGCTCAGAGACGGCGGAGAGGGAGGAGGCAAAGGTTGAGGAGGCGGATGAGGAGGGCCAGGTGGTGGAGCGGTTGGTCGAGCTGGTGAGCGAGATCGCGGCCATCTCGGACTTCAGGAACTCGTACCGGCGGCAGTTCTGCAACCTGTCGCGGCGGATCCGGCTGCTCGTGCCCATGCTGGAGGAGGCCAAGGAAGCCCCCTCGCCGCTTCCGGTGGCGTCGGAGGCCGCGCTACGGCGGCTCAGGGACGCGCTCCACGCCGCCAGGGAGCTGCTCCGGCTCGGCAGCTGCGGCAGCAAGATCTTCCTG GTTCTTGATAGAGAGAAAATAATGAAGACTTTCCAGGACGTCACAGCAAGACTTGAACAAGCCTTAGCTGGTATCTCGTTTGATGAACTTAATATATCTGATGAAGTAAGAGAGCAG GTTGAATTGGTGCATACTCAGTTCAAAAGAGCTAAGGAACGATCggattcatctgatgatgatcTTTTTAATGAGCTGATGTCTCTCTATAATTCAAGCAGCAGTGCTAGTGTTGACCCAgatattcttcaaaggttatctgaGAAGTTGCAGCTTGTCACAATATATGACCTCAATCATGAATCTCTGACCTTGCATGAGATGGCTAGAGGCGGTGATCCTGGTGCAGTTGTTGAAAAGATGTCAGTGCTCCTCAAAAGGATTAAGGATTTTGTGCAGACAGAAGACCCTGAGATGGGCGCTCAAGCAAGTACAGCAAACATTTCCCCAAAAGACAACTCAACACATCCTGTTATTCCTGTTGATTTCCGTTGCCCAATATCACTGGATTTAATGAATGACCCTGTTATTGTCGCCACTGGGCAG ACTTATGAGCGAGGGTACATAGAGATGTGGCTGGAGGCTGGCCATGATACCTGTCCGAAGACACAGCAGAAGCTTGCCAATAAATCCCTGACTCCAAATTATGTTCTACGTAGCCTCATAACTCAATGGTGTGAGGCAAATGGTATCGAACCTCCAAAACGCGCTGCTCAATTTAAGGATGCACCATTGCCATGTAGTGCTACTGAGCATAGCAATGTTCTTGAGCTTCTTCAGAAACTGTCATCCCAAAACCTTGAAGATCAACGTGGCGCTGCTGGTATGCTTCGTCAGCTTGCCAAGCGCAGTGCTGAAAATCGTGCTTGTATTGGAGATGCTGGTGCTATTCCTATTCTTGTTAGTATGCTATCAACCACTGATGTTAGCACCCAGGAACACGTGGTTACTGCTCTCTTGAATCTTTCCATCTATGAAGAGAACAAGGCAAGGATAATCTCTTCTGGAGCTGTTCCTGGAATTGTGCACGTATTAAAGAGGGGCAGCATGGAGGCTCGGGAGAATTCAGCTGCCACACTGTTCAGCTTATCTATTGTAGATGAGAACAAGGTGACTATTGGGTGTTCTGGGGCAATTCCTGCGCTTGTGCAGCTATTGAGTAATGGAAGCCAACGGGGTAAAAAGGATGCAGCAACAGCACTATTTAACTTGTGTATTTACCAGGGTAACAAGGGGAAAGCTGTTAGAGCTGGATTGGTACCTATAATACTAGAACTACTCATGGAGACTGAATGTGGGATGGTAGATGAGGCCCTTGCAATATTGGCAATCCTCTCAGGCCACCCTGAGGGGAAGGCAGCTATTGGCGCTGCTTCTGCAATACCTGTATTTGTTGGAGTTATCAGAAATGGATCTCCAAGGAGCAAGGAAAATGCTGCTGCTGTTATGGTGCATCTATGCAATGGCGAAGGCGAACAGCAGCAACAGCATCTTGCTGAAGGACAAGAGCAGGGCATCGTGTCTTTGCTGGAGGAGCTAGCAGAAAGTGGCACGGACAGAGGAAAGAGGAAAGCTGTGCAGCTGCTCGAACGAATGAATCGGTTCCTAAAGCAGCAGAGTCAAGCCCAAGCTGAAGCAGAGGCCATGGCACAGGCTCATGCGCAAGCACAAGCACAAGCGCAGCCTCGGATCCTGGTTCAAGCTCAAGCACACGCAGATATGCAAGCTGAGCGATCACTAATTCTCATTTCATCAGATATTTCTGATAGATGA